One window of the Archangium primigenium genome contains the following:
- the lexA gene encoding transcriptional repressor LexA, translated as MEELTERQREILAFIVKETESRGFPPTIREIGEEMDIRSTNGVNDHLKALERKGYLNRGEQQSRSLVPTKRARMLLGLGVKRESGMVEVPLLGKVAAGAPLLAQENAEDSVRIDSFLLGGNGKEVFALRVKGQSMIEDGIFDGDYLFVRKAAQAQPGDIVVALIEDEATVKRYYPEADRIRFQPANATMQPIYVNRTDFRSTMILGHVVGVYRKLPGGKL; from the coding sequence ATGGAAGAGTTGACTGAACGCCAGCGGGAGATCCTGGCCTTCATCGTCAAGGAGACGGAGTCGCGCGGCTTTCCGCCGACCATCCGCGAGATTGGCGAGGAGATGGACATCCGCTCGACCAACGGGGTGAACGATCACCTCAAGGCCCTGGAGCGCAAGGGCTACCTCAACCGGGGCGAGCAGCAGAGCCGCTCGCTGGTGCCCACCAAGCGGGCACGCATGCTGTTGGGGCTGGGCGTGAAGCGGGAATCGGGCATGGTGGAAGTCCCCTTGCTCGGCAAGGTGGCGGCCGGCGCTCCCCTGCTCGCCCAGGAGAACGCCGAGGACTCGGTGCGCATCGACAGCTTCCTGCTCGGGGGCAACGGCAAGGAAGTGTTCGCCCTGCGGGTCAAGGGCCAGTCGATGATCGAGGACGGCATCTTCGACGGGGACTACCTCTTCGTGCGCAAGGCGGCCCAGGCCCAGCCGGGCGACATCGTGGTCGCGCTCATCGAGGACGAGGCCACCGTCAAGCGCTACTACCCCGAGGCCGACCGCATCCGCTTCCAGCCGGCCAACGCCACCATGCAGCCCATCTACGTGAACCGGACGGACTTCCGCTCGACCATGATCCTCGGCCACGTGGTGGGCGTGTACCGCAAGCTGCCCGGCGGCAAGCTGTAG
- a CDS encoding c-type cytochrome codes for MRTRTTRGPLGPLALLMLLPLVGCPDKKEPATTAGGAAAAQPPRPPEVLFVELKCRNCHGPGAMFAPALVNARAKPDETVAMWILDAQKVRPGTAMPSFAELMSTQEALGLARWIKAGNPAPTPTP; via the coding sequence ATGCGTACCCGAACCACGCGCGGGCCCCTGGGCCCGCTGGCCCTGCTGATGCTGCTGCCCCTGGTGGGCTGTCCGGACAAGAAGGAGCCGGCGACGACGGCCGGTGGGGCCGCCGCCGCCCAGCCCCCGCGCCCGCCCGAGGTCCTCTTCGTCGAGCTCAAGTGCCGCAACTGTCACGGCCCGGGGGCCATGTTCGCGCCCGCGCTCGTCAACGCGCGCGCCAAGCCCGACGAGACGGTCGCCATGTGGATCCTCGATGCCCAGAAGGTCCGGCCCGGCACGGCCATGCCCAGCTTCGCGGAGCTCATGTCCACGCAGGAGGCCCTCGGCCTGGCCCGGTGGATCAAGGCGGGCAACCCCGCGCCGACCCCGACCCCGTAG
- the trhA gene encoding PAQR family membrane homeostasis protein TrhA encodes MSSEGELSVGKAVALVKPRLRGVLHHSAAQVAFGAGVVLVALSPTPRAAWASAIYAASTVILFAVSATYHRPTWRPRERALMRRLDHACISLIIAGTYTPMCMLALPRPVGDSLLAAIWATASLGMIQALFWAHAPKWVSATVYLLVGWTIVPYFGDVRAALSSGQLALLLGGGVLYSAGAAIYALRRPNPVPAVFGYHEVFHALTLAACALHFVLVLGFVRDAGG; translated from the coding sequence ATGTCGTCCGAAGGGGAGTTGTCGGTAGGGAAGGCCGTGGCCCTGGTGAAGCCCCGGCTGCGGGGGGTGTTGCACCACAGCGCGGCGCAGGTGGCGTTCGGCGCGGGGGTGGTGCTGGTGGCCCTCTCGCCCACGCCTCGCGCGGCCTGGGCCTCGGCCATCTACGCCGCGAGCACGGTGATTCTCTTCGCCGTGAGCGCCACGTACCACCGCCCGACCTGGCGGCCCCGGGAGCGGGCCCTGATGCGGCGGCTGGACCATGCCTGCATCTCGCTCATCATCGCGGGCACCTACACGCCCATGTGCATGCTCGCCCTGCCTCGCCCGGTGGGCGACTCGCTGCTGGCGGCCATCTGGGCCACCGCGTCGCTCGGCATGATCCAGGCCCTGTTCTGGGCCCACGCGCCCAAGTGGGTGAGCGCGACGGTGTACCTGCTGGTGGGCTGGACGATCGTGCCGTACTTCGGGGACGTGCGGGCCGCGCTGTCCTCCGGGCAGCTCGCCCTGCTCCTGGGCGGCGGGGTGCTCTACAGCGCCGGGGCGGCCATCTACGCCTTGCGCCGGCCCAATCCCGTGCCCGCGGTGTTCGGCTACCACGAGGTCTTCCACGCGCTGACGCTGGCCGCCTGCGCGCTGCACTTCGTGCTGGTGCTGGGTTTCGTGCGCGACGCCGGGGGCTGA
- a CDS encoding CHAT domain-containing protein produces MGQMLGWMLVVVLASSADGGSVPVEPDAGVVVVLADADAGTVLVEPGTDAGIVPASTDARLQMAQKDYDTVLKARDAGKYDEAQELAKKGLDLWAPVLGNANPKVADFLDLIGELCRLRGDLDHAETWMLQAQGIRETSLGKSHPDLATSLNNLAVLYSAQGFYGRAEPYFQRALSLREVSLGESHPDVATTLHHLGMLYSTQGLYSRAELLLQRALKSRKALGMNSPAFAESLQALADLYLAQGLYSQAEPLYLQALQQREASLGKNHPRYAESLHALGRLRAAQGRYTDADALYVEALKLREELLGKGHPDFADSHEGLARLLGAQGKYADAEPLYQKALPILEATLGKSHPRVATVLHHLAILHGARGLYSQAEPLFQRALKLREGSLGETHPDVATTMHHLAQLYSVQGLYERAEPPSLRAFELRETLLGKSHPDVAESLSQLANLYSAQGMYEKAEPLYMRALAIRETSLSECHPDVATSLHELAHLYNAQGMQVMAEPLYTLALECRLKTLGDKHLHVATSLHELANLYSAQGVFDEAEPYYLRALEIREQALGKNHPDVADSLDQLAQLRLAQGRLGDALPFYTRAFGISEQRLRQESLDFSESRLSAFLRDLRVSEERLYELLRAYSDDAQVRHLALSAVLLRKGRAVEESAHISRILSQSLSAEDRDLLEKLRSLRTQLASRSLAGPGALDAKIYQDQLKALSDEGDKIEQELAKRSATLRARTALPAAADIVTRVTEAIPRGSALVEYIVYEDSSAETTPSPARGKGDKPLGYLALLLFPDGSTRMVDLGPARPIDDAATRLLYSLANQGEDSKAHAQTLYRLAFAPLVPELGDTRRLFVSPDGQLGLVPFAVLHNGQEFLVDSFDFIYLTSGRTLLPREEKQPSPFIFVLADPDFTAAPSSAPSNASQLFAADSVLGRFFRSARAILPRQLYARLTGSLLEAQAIQKLFPQAQLFVGTAATKEKLMHLPTPGILHLATHGFFLGDVPESALTRGVVGTESMEGGLPPPQLTPLLNSGLVLASARALEPKASAPRPDATMVTAMEMAGLDLWGTHLVVLSACDTGRGEVRKGQGIYGMRSALMVAGAETVVMSLWKVSDETTRLLMEEYYRGLLAGGGRVAALREAMRSLRGHEAYKHPYHWAPFIGLGRDAPLQAIVAAAQKTPATPVDEPPPEADEAPPEGEDPADTPAEDAGDKPADPQPEEAVTPEEATAAPAPP; encoded by the coding sequence ATGGGTCAGATGTTGGGTTGGATGCTGGTGGTCGTGCTCGCGAGTTCAGCGGACGGGGGCAGCGTGCCGGTGGAGCCGGACGCGGGCGTCGTCGTCGTCCTCGCGGACGCGGACGCGGGGACCGTCCTGGTGGAGCCGGGTACGGATGCGGGGATCGTCCCGGCGAGCACGGATGCCCGGCTCCAGATGGCCCAGAAGGACTACGACACCGTCCTCAAGGCGAGGGACGCCGGGAAGTACGACGAGGCCCAGGAGCTGGCCAAGAAGGGCCTGGATCTCTGGGCGCCCGTGCTCGGCAACGCCAACCCGAAGGTCGCCGACTTCCTGGATCTGATCGGCGAGCTGTGTCGGCTCCGGGGGGACCTCGACCATGCCGAGACGTGGATGCTCCAGGCGCAGGGCATCCGGGAGACATCCCTCGGCAAGAGCCATCCCGATCTGGCCACGTCCCTGAACAACCTCGCCGTGCTCTACAGCGCCCAGGGGTTCTATGGCCGGGCCGAGCCCTACTTCCAGCGCGCGCTCTCGCTGCGGGAGGTCTCGCTCGGCGAGAGCCATCCCGATGTGGCCACCACGCTGCACCACCTGGGCATGCTCTACAGCACGCAGGGGCTCTACAGCCGCGCCGAGCTCCTGCTGCAGCGCGCGCTCAAGTCGCGCAAGGCCCTGGGCATGAACTCTCCCGCCTTCGCCGAGTCGCTCCAGGCCCTGGCGGACCTCTATCTCGCCCAGGGGCTCTACAGCCAGGCCGAGCCGCTCTACCTGCAGGCCCTTCAGCAGCGGGAGGCCTCCCTGGGCAAGAACCATCCCCGTTATGCCGAGTCCCTCCACGCCCTGGGCCGGCTGCGTGCCGCGCAGGGGCGCTACACGGACGCCGATGCGCTGTACGTGGAGGCGCTGAAGCTGCGGGAGGAGCTGCTGGGCAAGGGCCATCCCGACTTCGCCGATTCCCACGAGGGCCTGGCCCGGCTCCTCGGCGCCCAGGGCAAGTATGCCGATGCCGAGCCCCTCTACCAGAAGGCGCTGCCCATCCTGGAAGCCACGCTGGGCAAGAGCCATCCCCGGGTCGCCACGGTGCTGCACCACCTGGCCATCCTCCACGGCGCCCGGGGCCTCTACAGCCAGGCCGAGCCCCTCTTCCAGCGCGCGCTCAAGCTGCGCGAGGGCTCCCTGGGCGAGACGCATCCCGACGTGGCCACCACGATGCACCACCTGGCCCAGCTCTACAGCGTCCAGGGCCTGTACGAGCGGGCCGAGCCGCCGTCCCTGCGCGCGTTCGAGCTGCGCGAGACCTTGCTGGGCAAGAGCCATCCGGACGTGGCGGAGTCCCTCAGCCAGCTGGCCAACCTGTACAGCGCCCAGGGGATGTACGAGAAGGCCGAGCCGCTCTACATGCGCGCGCTCGCCATTCGCGAGACCTCGCTGAGCGAGTGCCACCCGGACGTCGCCACGTCGCTGCACGAGCTGGCCCACCTCTACAACGCCCAGGGCATGCAGGTGATGGCCGAGCCGCTCTACACGCTCGCGCTGGAGTGTCGGCTCAAGACCCTGGGCGACAAGCACCTGCACGTCGCCACGTCGCTGCACGAGCTGGCCAACCTCTACAGCGCCCAGGGCGTGTTCGACGAGGCCGAGCCGTACTACCTGCGCGCGCTGGAGATCCGCGAGCAGGCCCTGGGCAAGAACCATCCCGACGTCGCGGACTCCCTGGATCAGCTCGCCCAGCTGCGCCTGGCCCAGGGGCGGCTGGGGGATGCCCTGCCGTTCTACACCCGCGCCTTCGGCATCTCCGAGCAGCGGCTGCGCCAGGAGTCGCTCGACTTCTCCGAGTCGCGGCTGTCCGCCTTCCTGCGCGACCTGAGGGTCTCCGAGGAGCGGCTCTACGAGCTGCTGCGCGCCTACAGTGACGACGCCCAGGTGCGGCACCTGGCCCTGAGCGCCGTGCTGCTGCGCAAGGGGCGCGCCGTGGAGGAGTCGGCCCACATCTCCCGTATCCTCTCCCAGAGCCTGAGCGCGGAGGACCGGGACCTGCTGGAGAAGCTGCGCAGCCTGCGCACCCAGTTGGCCTCGCGCTCGCTCGCGGGTCCGGGCGCGCTCGACGCCAAGATCTATCAGGACCAGCTCAAGGCCCTGTCCGACGAGGGTGACAAGATCGAGCAGGAGCTCGCCAAGCGCTCGGCGACCTTGCGCGCGCGCACCGCGCTGCCGGCCGCCGCGGACATCGTCACCCGGGTGACCGAGGCCATCCCCCGGGGCAGCGCGCTGGTCGAGTACATCGTCTACGAGGACAGCTCGGCGGAGACCACCCCGAGCCCCGCCCGGGGCAAGGGCGACAAGCCCCTGGGCTACCTCGCGCTGTTGCTCTTCCCGGATGGCTCCACGCGCATGGTGGACCTGGGGCCCGCGCGGCCCATCGATGACGCCGCCACGCGACTGCTCTACAGCCTGGCCAACCAGGGCGAGGACTCCAAGGCCCACGCCCAGACGCTCTACCGCCTCGCCTTCGCGCCGCTGGTGCCCGAGCTGGGCGACACCCGCCGGCTGTTCGTGTCCCCCGATGGGCAGCTGGGCCTGGTGCCCTTCGCCGTGCTCCACAACGGCCAGGAGTTCCTCGTGGACTCCTTTGACTTCATCTACCTCACCTCGGGCCGGACGCTGCTGCCCCGCGAGGAGAAGCAACCCTCGCCGTTCATCTTCGTCCTGGCCGATCCCGACTTCACCGCCGCGCCCTCCTCCGCCCCGTCCAATGCCTCGCAGCTCTTCGCCGCCGACAGCGTCCTCGGGCGCTTCTTCCGCTCCGCGCGGGCCATCCTGCCCCGACAGCTGTACGCCCGGCTGACAGGGTCCCTGCTGGAGGCCCAGGCCATCCAGAAGTTGTTTCCCCAGGCCCAGCTCTTCGTCGGGACCGCGGCCACTAAGGAGAAGCTCATGCACCTGCCCACCCCGGGCATCCTGCACCTGGCCACGCACGGCTTCTTCCTGGGCGACGTTCCCGAGTCCGCGCTCACACGGGGCGTGGTCGGTACGGAGTCGATGGAGGGCGGTCTTCCTCCCCCTCAACTCACTCCGCTGCTCAACTCCGGTCTCGTCCTGGCGAGCGCGCGGGCCCTGGAGCCGAAGGCCTCCGCGCCGCGGCCCGACGCCACCATGGTCACGGCGATGGAGATGGCGGGGTTGGACCTGTGGGGCACGCACCTGGTGGTGCTCTCCGCCTGCGACACCGGTCGGGGCGAGGTCCGCAAGGGCCAGGGCATCTACGGCATGCGCAGTGCCTTGATGGTGGCGGGCGCGGAGACGGTGGTGATGAGTCTGTGGAAGGTGAGCGACGAGACCACGCGCCTGCTCATGGAGGAGTACTACCGGGGCCTGTTGGCGGGCGGGGGCCGGGTCGCGGCCCTGCGCGAGGCGATGCGCTCGCTGCGCGGTCACGAGGCCTACAAGCACCCCTACCACTGGGCGCCCTTCATCGGCTTGGGGCGCGACGCACCGCTGCAAGCCATCGTCGCCGCCGCGCAGAAGACCCCGGCGACTCCGGTGGACGAGCCGCCCCCGGAGGCCGACGAGGCGCCGCCCGAGGGAGAGGACCCGGCCGACACCCCGGCCGAGGACGCGGGCGACAAGCCGGCCGACCCCCAGCCCGAGGAGGCCGTGACCCCCGAGGAGGCCACGGCGGCGCCGGCCCCGCCGTGA
- a CDS encoding putative DNA-binding domain-containing protein encodes MKLSDFFATVTPYLQGQAAHAPTARALFGDTSGPDAERWAVYGELCRLRRLDILESLYAHCARVVRQLQGPEAWAALVEAYFQAHPMRAAELNANGAWLPEFLAHYAPAHGLPDWLPELADLEWCEWVVLVAPDEAPAGPRPCLDPAVDLRPYTHDFVSWMDSDPRERAEAPAPGDHLVLFWREGTGGYRRENASPLELRVLKALHEGLALDAVAREAGLPVEALTSVLEALTEAGVVRG; translated from the coding sequence ATGAAGCTGAGCGACTTCTTCGCCACCGTGACGCCCTACCTCCAGGGCCAGGCCGCGCACGCGCCCACGGCCCGGGCGCTCTTCGGGGACACCTCGGGCCCCGACGCCGAGCGCTGGGCCGTCTACGGCGAGCTGTGCCGGCTGCGCCGCCTCGACATCCTGGAGAGCCTCTATGCGCACTGCGCGCGCGTGGTGCGTCAGCTTCAGGGCCCGGAGGCCTGGGCCGCGCTCGTGGAGGCGTACTTCCAGGCCCACCCCATGCGCGCCGCGGAGCTGAACGCCAACGGCGCCTGGCTGCCGGAGTTCCTCGCCCACTACGCGCCGGCCCACGGGCTGCCCGACTGGCTGCCCGAGCTGGCGGATCTGGAGTGGTGCGAGTGGGTCGTGCTCGTCGCGCCGGACGAGGCGCCCGCGGGGCCCCGCCCCTGTCTGGATCCCGCGGTGGACCTGCGGCCCTACACCCACGACTTCGTGAGCTGGATGGACAGCGACCCCCGCGAGCGCGCCGAGGCGCCCGCCCCGGGAGACCACCTGGTCCTCTTCTGGCGCGAGGGCACGGGGGGCTACCGGCGCGAGAACGCCTCGCCCCTGGAGCTGCGGGTGCTCAAGGCGCTGCACGAGGGCCTCGCGCTCGACGCGGTGGCCCGCGAGGCCGGCCTCCCCGTGGAGGCGCTGACGTCCGTGCTGGAGGCGCTCACCGAGGCGGGCGTGGTGCGCGGCTGA
- a CDS encoding DUF692 domain-containing protein, whose protein sequence is MSASIQGIGLGLRRAFARELLSTERRVDWLEVTPENWLGFGGERARVLDACAERWPLVSHSVSLSLGGPDPLDTALLASLEALRQRTDFAWWSDHLCYSSAQGVQFQDLLPLPATQEAVEHVAHRVREAQARVDAPLLVENISYYAHMPGGHLDDAAFVRGVVERSGCGLLLDVNNVYVNALNHGFDPFACIDAMPLGSVRQLHLAGHSRQGGLVIDTHEGPIPDEVWALYRHTLRRAGRLIPTLVEWDQALPPLDEVLDELDRARAHAHAALGTREDAA, encoded by the coding sequence ATGTCCGCCTCCATCCAAGGCATTGGTCTGGGCCTTCGCCGCGCCTTCGCCCGCGAGCTGCTCTCCACGGAGCGCCGGGTCGACTGGCTGGAGGTGACGCCGGAGAACTGGCTGGGTTTTGGCGGCGAGCGCGCGCGCGTGCTGGACGCCTGCGCCGAGCGCTGGCCCCTGGTGTCCCACAGCGTGAGTCTGTCCCTGGGGGGACCGGATCCCCTGGACACGGCACTGCTCGCGTCCCTCGAGGCGCTGCGCCAGCGCACGGACTTCGCCTGGTGGAGTGATCACCTCTGCTACTCGTCCGCCCAGGGCGTGCAGTTCCAGGATCTGCTGCCCCTGCCCGCGACGCAGGAGGCGGTGGAGCACGTGGCGCACCGCGTCCGCGAGGCCCAGGCCCGGGTGGACGCGCCGCTGCTCGTGGAGAACATCTCCTATTACGCGCACATGCCGGGCGGCCACCTGGACGATGCCGCCTTCGTGCGCGGCGTGGTGGAGCGCTCGGGCTGTGGCCTGCTCCTGGACGTCAACAACGTCTACGTCAACGCGCTCAACCACGGCTTCGATCCCTTCGCCTGCATCGACGCCATGCCCCTGGGGAGCGTGCGGCAGTTGCACCTGGCCGGGCACTCCCGGCAAGGCGGCCTCGTCATCGACACCCACGAGGGCCCCATCCCCGACGAGGTCTGGGCGCTCTACCGCCACACGCTGCGGCGCGCCGGACGCCTCATCCCCACCCTGGTGGAGTGGGACCAGGCCCTGCCGCCCCTGGACGAGGTGCTCGACGAGCTGGATCGCGCCCGCGCGCACGCCCACGCGGCGCTCGGGACGCGGGAGGACGCGGCATGA
- a CDS encoding response regulator: MFHKRYRVLTAPSGPQALELLRQHPVDLLITDQRMPEMTGIELVAATRAEGIDVTAILLTGYTDPEDIIAAINRGQVYRYITKPWDLNDLLITVKNAVEYTVLRRDKERLLRQLHQRVEALGVLYEVSRASAGEALDYDAIIDRVLTAVARVLPYDCGAALIAFGWDRTATLRLRCQGLVVGEQALLGVKESMLGAWSTRSGLVLTEDRVSTHVAGTLAPDDVAPVPWGSQLTVTLTARGRAVGLLSLFSLKPQAYSDEDGALLDTLANQTADAIQSLLASEEASRQRIERMVQSMADGVLLTDEKNAVVVLNPAARRLLGLDGETPAQEAGQRLSAKLGFDPFELVRGWEAGGAQVLREELTLDARIIHTTVTPVHDARGMLRGVCVVLRDVTEQKQLEERKDEFVHMVSHELRTPLTSISGSLDLVLNFLTSDMNEKQRRYLLLARDSTEKLNAIVDDLLDLAKFAKGRLRMNFEWTFVDELVRRAVEKYGPAFHERRIKVSAGLPQHGQRALADANRLTQVLNNLLTNAAKFTPEGGEVRLELKSTSAVPGYFALTCWNSGEPIAEENLERIFDRFEQARTRANRTVRGTGLGLAICRNLVEAHAGHIWCEPCADGVRFVVVLPVESSDEGPRLDAGADTGPDPFARRPVEPRGTLALVESEPDIAYILKALLRARGYSVRVVPHAEEALTLASAPPPAQPPHALLVDARLPVIDGLRLTEMLRRDPASRTLPVLVFSAFDERPRASRAGADAFLSMPLQADRLLATVDALVRGRMGQASQGRVLLVDDDEKAASLCLEVLTSLGYDVHVSPSLAQARRALRDHHPDVLMLHARLPDGDGYHFLEELKAERASGSIRVLFLASPSDTGAKVRALKLGADDVLAKPFDALELGARVEAVIRRKLRERGASPTTQLPGPGAIEREVQRRFSERSAFAFCYLDLDNLKAYQDYYGYVKADGVIRQTGDLLREVIGREGLPEDFLGHVQGDDFVFVTSAESVDRVCQRALEVFDRLIPLYYDKQDRERRYIETVDREGDKRRFPIMCVSVVAVLSTSVTGQDISELARRAADMKKRAKAIQGSVYLRSDREPAFVRTAAG; this comes from the coding sequence ATGTTCCACAAGCGCTACCGCGTGCTCACGGCGCCCTCGGGGCCCCAGGCGCTGGAGCTGCTGCGTCAGCACCCGGTGGACCTGCTGATCACGGATCAGCGCATGCCGGAGATGACGGGCATCGAGCTGGTGGCGGCCACGCGCGCCGAGGGCATCGACGTCACGGCCATCCTGCTCACCGGGTACACGGATCCCGAGGACATCATCGCCGCCATCAACCGGGGGCAGGTCTACCGCTACATCACCAAGCCCTGGGACTTGAACGACTTGCTCATCACCGTGAAGAACGCGGTGGAGTACACGGTGCTCAGGCGGGACAAGGAGCGGCTGTTGCGGCAGTTGCACCAGCGGGTGGAGGCGCTCGGGGTGCTCTACGAGGTGAGCCGGGCGAGCGCGGGCGAGGCGCTGGACTACGACGCCATCATCGACCGGGTGCTCACCGCGGTGGCGCGCGTGCTGCCGTATGACTGTGGCGCGGCGCTCATCGCGTTCGGGTGGGACCGCACCGCCACGCTGCGCCTGCGCTGCCAGGGGCTCGTCGTGGGCGAGCAGGCGCTCTTGGGCGTCAAGGAGTCCATGCTGGGCGCGTGGAGCACGCGCTCGGGGCTCGTGCTCACCGAGGATCGGGTGAGCACCCACGTGGCGGGCACGCTCGCCCCGGACGACGTGGCGCCGGTGCCCTGGGGCAGCCAGCTCACCGTGACGCTCACCGCGCGCGGGCGGGCCGTGGGGCTCCTGTCGCTCTTTTCCCTCAAGCCCCAGGCCTACTCGGACGAGGACGGCGCGCTGCTCGACACGCTGGCCAACCAGACGGCCGATGCCATCCAGTCCCTGCTCGCCTCCGAGGAGGCGTCGCGCCAGCGCATCGAGCGCATGGTGCAGTCCATGGCGGACGGGGTGCTGCTCACCGACGAGAAGAACGCGGTGGTGGTGCTCAACCCCGCGGCGCGGCGCCTGTTGGGGCTCGACGGGGAGACGCCCGCCCAGGAGGCCGGCCAGCGCCTGAGCGCGAAGCTCGGGTTCGACCCCTTCGAGCTGGTGCGCGGCTGGGAGGCGGGCGGGGCGCAGGTGCTGCGCGAGGAGCTGACGCTGGATGCGCGCATCATCCACACCACCGTCACCCCGGTGCACGACGCGCGGGGCATGCTCCGGGGCGTGTGCGTGGTCTTGCGCGACGTGACGGAGCAGAAGCAGCTGGAGGAGCGCAAGGACGAGTTCGTCCACATGGTGAGCCACGAGCTGCGCACGCCCCTCACGTCCATCTCCGGCTCGCTCGACCTGGTGCTCAACTTCCTCACCTCGGACATGAACGAGAAGCAGCGGCGCTACCTGCTGCTCGCGCGCGACTCCACGGAGAAGCTCAACGCCATCGTGGACGACCTGCTGGACCTGGCCAAGTTCGCCAAGGGCCGGCTGCGGATGAACTTCGAGTGGACGTTCGTGGACGAGCTGGTGCGGCGCGCGGTGGAGAAGTACGGCCCGGCCTTCCACGAGCGGCGCATCAAGGTGTCCGCCGGGCTGCCACAGCACGGGCAGCGGGCGCTGGCGGACGCCAACCGGCTCACCCAGGTGCTCAACAACCTGCTCACCAACGCCGCCAAGTTCACCCCCGAGGGGGGCGAGGTGCGGCTGGAGCTCAAGAGCACCTCGGCGGTGCCGGGCTACTTCGCGCTCACGTGCTGGAACAGCGGCGAGCCCATCGCCGAGGAGAACCTGGAGCGCATCTTCGACCGCTTCGAGCAGGCGCGCACCCGGGCCAACCGCACCGTGCGGGGCACGGGCCTGGGGCTCGCCATCTGCCGCAACCTGGTGGAGGCGCACGCGGGCCACATCTGGTGCGAGCCCTGCGCGGACGGCGTGCGCTTCGTGGTGGTGCTCCCCGTGGAGTCCTCGGACGAGGGGCCCCGGCTGGACGCGGGCGCGGACACGGGGCCGGACCCCTTCGCCCGGCGTCCCGTGGAGCCCCGGGGCACGCTCGCGCTCGTGGAGTCCGAGCCGGACATCGCCTACATCCTCAAGGCGCTCCTGCGCGCGCGGGGCTACTCGGTGCGGGTGGTGCCGCACGCCGAGGAGGCCCTGACGCTCGCGAGCGCCCCGCCGCCCGCCCAGCCGCCCCATGCCCTGCTGGTGGACGCGCGGCTGCCCGTCATCGACGGCCTGCGGCTCACGGAGATGCTGCGGCGCGACCCCGCCTCGCGCACGCTGCCCGTGCTCGTCTTCTCCGCCTTCGACGAGCGGCCCCGGGCCTCGCGCGCCGGGGCGGATGCCTTCCTGTCCATGCCGCTGCAGGCCGACCGGCTGCTGGCCACCGTGGACGCGCTGGTGCGCGGGCGCATGGGCCAGGCCTCCCAGGGCCGGGTGCTCCTGGTGGACGACGACGAGAAGGCCGCCTCGCTCTGCCTCGAGGTGCTCACGAGCCTCGGGTATGACGTCCACGTGTCCCCCTCCCTGGCCCAGGCCCGCCGCGCGCTGCGCGACCACCATCCGGACGTGCTGATGCTCCACGCGCGGCTGCCGGATGGGGACGGCTACCACTTCCTCGAGGAGCTCAAGGCCGAGCGCGCGAGCGGCTCCATCCGCGTGCTCTTCCTCGCGTCCCCCTCCGACACGGGCGCCAAGGTGCGCGCGCTCAAGCTCGGCGCGGACGACGTGCTCGCCAAGCCCTTCGACGCGCTGGAGCTGGGCGCGCGCGTGGAGGCGGTCATCCGGCGCAAGCTGCGCGAGCGCGGCGCCTCGCCCACCACCCAGCTGCCCGGCCCGGGCGCCATCGAGCGCGAGGTGCAGCGCCGCTTCTCCGAGCGCTCCGCCTTCGCCTTCTGCTACCTGGACCTGGACAACCTCAAGGCCTACCAGGACTACTACGGCTACGTGAAGGCCGACGGCGTCATCCGCCAGACGGGAGACCTGTTGCGCGAGGTCATCGGCCGCGAGGGGCTGCCCGAGGACTTCCTCGGCCACGTGCAGGGGGACGACTTCGTGTTCGTCACCTCCGCGGAGAGCGTGGACCGGGTGTGCCAGCGCGCCCTGGAGGTGTTCGATCGTTTGATTCCCCTCTACTACGACAAGCAGGACCGGGAGCGGCGCTACATCGAGACGGTGGACCGAGAGGGCGACAAGCGCCGCTTTCCCATCATGTGCGTGTCCGTGGTGGCGGTGCTGAGCACGAGCGTGACCGGCCAGGACATCTCCGAGCTGGCCCGGCGCGCCGCGGACATGAAGAAGCGCGCCAAGGCCATCCAGGGCTCGGTCTACCTGCGCAGCGACCGTGAGCCCGCCTTCGTCCGGACGGCCGCGGGATGA